One segment of Parvularcula sp. IMCC14364 DNA contains the following:
- a CDS encoding ribonucleoside-diphosphate reductase subunit alpha, which yields MPPLDTANITAEAAITTEGVIIDGVAHPVPAEAEKPALRVVREVQVDRSRDDLLTDFGKTTMEDRYLLQGESFQDMFARVATTYGDDADHAQRIYDYISKLWFMPATPVLSNGGAKRGLPISCFLNGVNDSLDGIVGTWNENVWLASNGGGIGTYWGGVRSIGEKVKGAGATSGIIPFIRVMDSLTLAISQGSLRRGSAACYLDVFHPEIEEFLEIRKPSGDFNRKSLNLHHGLNITDEFMECVRDGKEFGLRSPKNNEIIRTIDARKLWQKILEIRLQTGEPYLIFSDTVNRQLAKHQRDLGLKVSTSNLCSEIMLHTGTDHLGNERTAVCCLSSVNAVKYDEWKDEPRFIEDIMRFLDNVLQDFIDRAPDGMEKAQYSAMRERSVGLGLMGLHSFLQDRGIPFESAMAKSWNNRLFKHIRMGADAASVKLADEKGACPDAEERGIKQRFSHKLAIAPTASISIICGGASAGIEPIPANVYTHKTLSGSFTVKNEALERLLDEKGENTEEIWSSILENEGSVQHLDCLTQDEKDTFKTAFELDQRWVVELAADRAPYICQGQSVNVFIPGDVDKWDLHMLHWTAWEKGVKSLYYCRSKSVQRTSYAGSTDKPANDDVSATDDMMQAAAKTDYDECLACQ from the coding sequence ATGCCGCCACTGGATACTGCCAATATCACCGCAGAAGCCGCGATCACCACTGAAGGTGTGATCATTGATGGCGTTGCCCATCCCGTCCCCGCAGAGGCTGAAAAGCCTGCCCTGCGTGTCGTCCGCGAAGTTCAGGTAGACCGCAGCCGCGATGACCTGCTGACTGATTTTGGCAAAACCACCATGGAAGACCGCTACCTGCTGCAGGGCGAAAGTTTTCAGGACATGTTCGCCCGCGTCGCCACCACTTATGGCGATGACGCAGACCACGCCCAGCGCATCTATGACTATATCTCGAAACTCTGGTTCATGCCGGCAACGCCCGTCCTGTCGAATGGCGGGGCCAAGCGCGGCCTGCCGATCTCCTGCTTCCTCAATGGCGTGAATGACTCCCTCGACGGCATTGTCGGTACCTGGAACGAAAATGTCTGGCTTGCCTCCAATGGCGGCGGCATTGGCACATATTGGGGCGGCGTACGCTCTATCGGTGAAAAAGTGAAAGGCGCTGGCGCCACATCCGGTATCATTCCGTTCATCCGGGTGATGGACTCGCTCACACTGGCCATCAGCCAGGGCTCTTTGCGCCGTGGCTCAGCCGCCTGCTATCTTGATGTCTTCCACCCGGAGATTGAAGAATTCCTCGAAATCCGCAAACCGTCGGGCGACTTCAACCGCAAGTCCCTGAACCTGCATCACGGCCTCAACATCACGGATGAGTTCATGGAATGCGTGCGTGACGGCAAGGAATTCGGCCTGCGCTCTCCGAAGAATAACGAAATCATCCGCACCATTGATGCCCGCAAGTTGTGGCAGAAAATTCTGGAGATCCGCCTGCAGACGGGTGAGCCATATCTCATCTTCTCAGACACGGTGAACCGTCAGTTGGCCAAGCACCAGCGTGACCTGGGCCTGAAAGTTTCCACATCCAACCTCTGTTCAGAGATCATGCTGCATACCGGCACTGATCATCTGGGTAATGAGCGCACAGCCGTGTGCTGCCTGTCTTCCGTCAATGCCGTGAAATATGACGAGTGGAAAGACGAGCCGCGCTTCATCGAAGACATCATGCGCTTCCTCGACAATGTCCTGCAGGACTTCATCGACCGTGCGCCGGATGGCATGGAGAAAGCGCAATACTCCGCCATGCGCGAGCGCTCTGTCGGCCTCGGCCTCATGGGCCTGCATTCCTTCCTGCAGGATCGTGGCATCCCGTTTGAAAGTGCCATGGCAAAATCCTGGAATAATCGCCTGTTCAAGCATATCCGCATGGGCGCAGACGCCGCATCGGTCAAACTGGCGGACGAAAAAGGCGCCTGTCCGGATGCGGAAGAACGCGGTATCAAACAGCGCTTCTCGCACAAGCTGGCCATCGCCCCGACCGCTTCCATCTCGATCATCTGTGGAGGTGCATCTGCCGGCATCGAGCCGATCCCGGCCAATGTCTACACCCACAAGACCCTTTCCGGCTCCTTTACCGTCAAGAACGAAGCGCTGGAGCGCCTGCTTGACGAAAAAGGGGAGAACACGGAAGAAATCTGGTCTTCCATTCTTGAAAATGAAGGCTCCGTCCAGCATCTCGACTGCCTGACACAGGATGAGAAAGACACCTTCAAGACTGCCTTTGAACTGGACCAACGCTGGGTTGTCGAGCTTGCTGCTGACCGCGCACCTTACATCTGCCAGGGGCAGTCCGTGAACGTCTTTATTCCGGGCGACGTAGACAAATGGGACCTGCATATGCTGCACTGGACCGCATGGGAAAAAGGCGTGAAGAGCCTTTACTACTGCCGCTCAAAATCCGTTCAGCGCACATCCTATGCTGGCAGCACAGACAAGCCCGCCAATGACGATGTATCCGCCACAGACGACATGATGCAGGCAGCCGCCAAGACCGATTATGACGAGTGTCTTGCCTGTCAGTGA
- a CDS encoding FKBP-type peptidyl-prolyl cis-trans isomerase, with amino-acid sequence MSIRHLLLAGASALVLTACGNKAEEEAATVEEVVAEAEAEGQIPAVEAAEAAIDAQLTLSPEELLARSEAYLAENAAKEGVEVTASGLQFETLEAGDGRAPIEDDVIVMHFVGIKADGTVFDTSLARGTPTTIQLSSFKDEAPGFVEGVMKMNVGGAARFTLPPALAYGTEGTPDGVIGPNEALTFEVQLLDAIDAETVAKMEAEYKAIADTNKQAGDAFLAANAAKSSVQVTESGLQYEVLEKGNSTVSPTAADTVEVHYRGTVEDGTVFDSSYDRGETTTFPLGNVIRGWTEGLQLMNEGDKYRFYIPSDLAYGAQSRGEVIGPNQMLIFDVELVDVKEPAAAE; translated from the coding sequence ATGTCGATCAGACATCTATTACTGGCAGGGGCGTCCGCGCTGGTGCTGACTGCCTGCGGCAACAAAGCCGAAGAAGAAGCAGCAACCGTCGAGGAGGTTGTCGCGGAAGCCGAGGCCGAAGGCCAGATCCCCGCTGTTGAAGCAGCAGAAGCTGCCATTGATGCGCAGTTGACACTTTCGCCGGAAGAACTGCTGGCGCGCAGCGAGGCCTATCTCGCTGAAAACGCAGCCAAGGAAGGCGTTGAAGTCACCGCCAGCGGCCTTCAGTTTGAAACCCTTGAAGCAGGCGATGGCCGTGCGCCAATTGAAGATGATGTGATTGTCATGCACTTTGTGGGCATCAAGGCCGATGGCACCGTGTTCGACACATCGCTTGCCCGTGGCACGCCGACGACAATCCAGCTTTCATCTTTCAAGGATGAAGCACCCGGTTTCGTTGAAGGGGTGATGAAGATGAATGTCGGCGGCGCAGCGCGCTTCACCCTGCCGCCAGCGCTGGCCTATGGCACCGAAGGCACACCGGATGGTGTGATCGGCCCGAATGAGGCGCTGACATTTGAAGTCCAGTTGCTCGATGCGATCGACGCGGAAACTGTTGCCAAGATGGAAGCCGAGTACAAGGCGATTGCAGACACTAACAAGCAGGCCGGCGACGCCTTCCTCGCGGCCAATGCAGCTAAGAGCAGCGTTCAGGTCACGGAAAGCGGCCTGCAGTATGAAGTGCTGGAAAAAGGGAACAGCACTGTCTCCCCGACCGCGGCTGACACTGTGGAAGTGCATTATCGCGGTACGGTCGAGGACGGCACTGTGTTTGATTCGTCCTATGATCGCGGCGAAACGACGACGTTCCCGCTGGGTAATGTCATCCGAGGCTGGACGGAAGGCCTGCAGTTGATGAATGAAGGCGACAAGTATCGCTTCTACATTCCATCAGACCTGGCTTATGGCGCGCAGTCGCGTGGCGAGGTGATCGGCCCGAACCAGATGCTCATCTTTGATGTGGAACTGGTCGACGTGAAAGAGCCAGCGGCTGCGGAGTAA
- a CDS encoding DUF1330 domain-containing protein — MAENAAKGYWIGHVTVMNADLYKEYVALDTDIVARFGGRFLARGGQCEVPEGDAQERHVVVEFPDYATARACYHSEEYQSAAVIRKANAVSTFVLVEGVL, encoded by the coding sequence GTGGCGGAAAATGCAGCAAAGGGATACTGGATCGGGCATGTAACGGTGATGAATGCCGATCTTTATAAGGAATATGTCGCGCTGGATACGGACATTGTAGCGCGTTTTGGCGGGCGCTTCCTGGCGCGTGGTGGCCAGTGCGAGGTGCCCGAAGGCGACGCGCAGGAGCGGCATGTGGTGGTAGAGTTTCCGGATTACGCCACAGCGCGCGCCTGCTATCATTCAGAAGAATATCAGTCAGCAGCTGTGATCCGCAAGGCAAATGCTGTCTCCACCTTTGTGCTTGTTGAAGGGGTTTTGTGA
- a CDS encoding alpha/beta hydrolase has protein sequence MLRKLLTGIAVLFVAVWGALLLWPEGAYAPHQPSDEYRARAADYLARNLTPMPENWQWDSFEATDGKLMRWGRARPEGDIRATVIFVPGYTGTLEMYADYHHEMLSRGYEVYGFDLRGQGGSARMLENPEKPWVADFGIYSDDVAGFTKMVRTQTAGPLLLIGESFGGHVVLRAAGDHELPIDGLLLAVPAMRIQTPPLSYGAARFIVEASRKLGFGKDYALMQKNWQPYVTDLSQPNYCGDNIDRIHIKDTLYTARPELRVGGTTNQFISEMMESGERISKPGYLQRLDMPVLLVTGDTDSIVQAEASKKACAAHIPDCDLLELENSGHCTISEPDATRAAMFDGVDALLARAEAALQ, from the coding sequence ATGCTGCGTAAACTGCTGACAGGTATTGCTGTGCTGTTTGTGGCCGTTTGGGGAGCGCTCCTGCTCTGGCCGGAAGGGGCTTATGCGCCGCACCAACCGTCTGATGAGTATCGGGCGCGGGCGGCGGACTACCTTGCCCGTAATCTGACGCCGATGCCGGAAAACTGGCAGTGGGACAGTTTTGAGGCGACTGATGGCAAGCTGATGCGTTGGGGAAGGGCGCGGCCTGAAGGAGATATTCGCGCAACTGTAATCTTCGTGCCGGGATATACTGGCACTCTTGAGATGTATGCAGACTATCATCATGAAATGTTGTCCCGGGGCTATGAGGTTTACGGCTTTGATCTGCGGGGGCAGGGTGGCTCGGCGCGTATGCTGGAAAATCCGGAAAAGCCTTGGGTTGCCGATTTTGGCATATATTCTGATGATGTTGCCGGGTTTACGAAAATGGTCCGGACGCAAACGGCGGGGCCGTTGCTGCTGATAGGAGAGAGTTTCGGCGGGCATGTGGTCTTGCGCGCCGCAGGTGACCATGAGCTGCCGATTGACGGCTTGCTGCTGGCGGTGCCAGCCATGCGCATCCAGACCCCGCCGCTGTCCTATGGTGCCGCACGGTTCATCGTGGAAGCCTCGCGTAAACTTGGCTTTGGCAAGGATTATGCGTTGATGCAGAAAAACTGGCAGCCCTATGTGACGGATCTGTCGCAGCCGAATTATTGCGGTGACAATATCGACAGAATTCACATCAAAGATACGCTGTACACAGCAAGACCAGAGTTGCGGGTTGGTGGCACCACCAATCAATTCATTTCCGAAATGATGGAATCTGGTGAAAGAATTTCCAAACCTGGCTATCTGCAACGGCTCGATATGCCAGTGCTGCTGGTCACTGGGGATACGGATTCCATCGTTCAGGCAGAGGCATCAAAAAAAGCGTGTGCGGCGCATATTCCTGATTGTGACCTGCTGGAGCTTGAAAATTCGGGCCACTGCACGATCTCTGAGCCGGATGCAACGCGCGCAGCGATGTTTGACGGCGTTGATGCGCTGCTGGCCCGGGCAGAGGCCGCGTTGCAATGA